CCCGCCCGTGATCAACTGGGCGAAGACCACCGCCATCCGGCCGTCCCGGGCGGCGTTGCCGATGTAGTCCTTGCGGGCCGCCTCGTGCGGGGTGTGCAGGTCGAAGGTCTGCGTCTGCGGATCGTAGGTGCAGGTGGTGCGCAGTTGCTGGACGTCGGAGCCGTGGCCGGTCTCGGTCATCGCGAAGCAGCCGAGGAGCTTCGCCGAGGCGATGTCACGCAGGTACGCCTCGTGGTGCCGCCGGGTGCCCAGGGCCACGACCGCCCCGCCGAACAGGCCCCACTGCACGCCCGCCTTGACCATCAGCGACAGGTCCACCTGGGCCAGCATCTCGCTGGCCACGATCGAGGCGCCGACGTCGGACCGGCCGCCGTGACCGGTGGGGAAGGCCGAGGCGATGCCCACCTCGGTGGGCAGTTCGGTGAGCAGCCGGGTGATCCGCTCCCGCGCCTGGTCGCCGCTCTCGCCGTACACCGGTAGGAAGCGTTCGTCGAGGTGTGCCCGGTGCGCGTCGCGGACCTCGGCCCACGGGCCGTCGAGCACCTGGCGCAGGACGGTGGGGTCGACGGGGCCGGGCGCGTGATCGGTCATGGCTACCTCGCGGGACGCTGGTGTGCGGCACTGAACCTACCCAAGGGTAACAAGTGGTTGATCCCGACAGCCGGCTTCGCTTGACCCTGACACTGTGACAGGGTTTCCACTGGTGCCTGGAGGTGGTCACCATCAACCCGACCCGTTCGAACCCGCCGGAGAGCCGACTGGTCGCAGCCCTGGCCGCCGGGCAGTCCTCGATCCGGCTCAGGGCCGCCCTGGCCGCCGGCACGCAGCCCGACCCCGCGATGCTGGAGGCACTCGTGCGACGGTGCGCGGTCGAGCCGGAGCTGTTCGTCCGCGAGATGCTCACCTGGGCGCTGACCCGGCTGCCGCCGGAGACGACGGTGCCCAGGCTCGTCGCCGAACTCGCCGCCGAGGCGGCCCAGGCCCGCAGTCAGGCGCTGCACACCCTGTCCAAGATCGGCGACCGCGGGGCGTACCCGGCGGTCGTCCGGTCGCTGCACGACGCGGACGACGAGGTGGCCCGCACCGCCTGGCGGGCCGCCGCCGTTTTGGTGCCCGACGACCAGCGGGAGCCGCTGGCCGCGGCACTGGCCGCCCAGCTCGGTCGCGGCGACCGGGAGATACGACGCAGCCTCAGCCGGGCCCTGGCCGCCCTCGACGACGTGGCCGAACCGGCCCTGCGGACCGCGGCGGCCAGCACCGACCCGGCGGTACGCGCGCACGCCCGCGCCACCGAGCTGCTGCTACGCGACCCGGAGGCCGACTTCGACGCCGCGGTCCAGGAGGCGAAGCGGATCGTCGCGCTCGGCCCCGACGGCGTCGGGGAACCGTTGCTCGGCCCCGACGGCGTCGGGGAACCGTTGCTCGGCCCCGACGGCGTCGGGGAACCGTTGCTCGGCCCCGACGGCGTCGGGGAACCGTTGCTCGGCCCCGACGGCGTCGGGGAACCGTTGCTCGGCCCCGACGGCGTCGGGGAACCGTTACTCGGCCCCGACGGCGTCGGGGAACCGGTGTGCTGATCGGTGAGGTGGCCCGCCGGTCGGGGGTGAGCATCCGGATGCTGCGGCACTACGACTCGCTCGGGCTGGTCCGCCCGACCGGCCGCACCACCGGCGGCTACCGGGAGTACTCGGCGCTCGACATCCGCCGGATCTTCCACGTGGAGAGCCTGCGGTCGCTGGGGCTGTCGCTGCGCCAGATCGGCCGGGCGCTGGAGGACCCCGCCCACACCCCGGCCGCCGTGGTCGGTGACCTGATCCGCTGGACCGAACAACGGCTGGCGCGGGACCGGGAACTGCTCGACCGGCTGCGGACCATCGACGCCTCGACCCCGTCGGACTGGTCGGACGTGCTGCGTGTCGTCGAGCTGATGCGGGGTCTCGACTCGCCCAGCGCCGCGCGCCGGCAGCAGAGCGTGCTGGTCCCGGCCGATGAGGTGCCGGTCCCCGCCGAACTGCTGGCCGCAGCCGTCCTGGCCGAGGCCGACCCGCACGTCGCCGGGGCGCTGCGGTGGGCGCTGGCCCGGGCGGGTGACGCCGGGGTGGCCCCGCTCGCCGCCGGGATCCGCTCCAGGCACGTCGAGGTCCGGCGGCGGGCGGTACGGGCGGTCGCCGAGCTACCCGGCGACGCGTCGACCGCCCTGCTCACCGAGGCCCTCGACGACCCGGACCCGACGGTCCGTCGGCCCGCCGCCCTGACCGTGGGCACCCGGGGCGGGGCCGGGGCCGTGCCCACCCTCGTCGCCATGGTGGTCGAGGGCGCCAACGACGTCGAGGCGGCCGAGGTGCTCGGGTCGCTGGCCGCCGCACCCGGCAACGCGGAGCGGATCGTCGGTGCCCTGGCCGACGAGTTCGCCGCCCACCCGGGGCAGCCGGCGGTGCGGATCCGGTTGACCCAGGCCCTCGTGGAGCTGCCCCCCGGGGTTGCCGACGGCCTCCTGCGGGAGTTGGCCCACGACGACGACCGGGTGGTCGCCGCCATCGCCTCGGCCCAGCTGGCAGCTGCCGGGGGATAGCCGGCCTATTCCCGCCAGCCGGTCAGCTCGACCCCCTTGGGGATCTCCACCCGGAACCCCAGGCCGATCTCGCCGCTCTCGCCCGGGCCCAACCGTAGCCGCCAGACCACCTCACCCAGTTCGCTGCGCTCGGCCGGCGGCGGCACCAGCGTGGTGTCCCGGACGACGACCGCCTCGTCGCGGGAGACCGGCAGCTGGTCGCGTACCTCGACGGTGGCCGGCCGGGGCGTGTGGTTGGCCACGGTGATCTGGTACTCGACGTCCCGCCGGCGGGTCGAGCCGAGGGTGGCCCGGGTCTCGGTCCGCCGGTGCAGCTTCCGCTCCACCCGCACCCGGTCGTCCACCCCCAGCGCCAACTCGGTCTCCTCGCCGGGGGCCCAGACGGGCAGCCGGGTGGTCGCGACGAAGTCGGCGCCGTGGAACACCGCCGCCGGGCCGGGCGGGAACGTGTGCGCGGAGGTGTTGCCGACGGTGGCCCGCAGGTGCGCCTCGGTGGCGCGAAGTGGCACGGTCACGTAGTCGGTGCGCGTCGGCAGCTCCAGGACGGCGATGGTGGCCCGGTGCGCGCTGCCGTCGGCCGGCACCGCCACCGGACGGGCCGGCCGGTAGGTGGCGGCGCTGATGCCCTGCTCCACCTCGGCGACCTGCTCCCGCACCTTCGGCCGGGGCCGACCGGCCCGCGCCGCGACCCCGGTGAGCGCCGGGCCCCCGCCCGGCGGTGGCGGCGAGCCGAACGAGGCCGTCGGCGCGGGCGGCGGCGGGGCGGGCCGGAACCGGTCCAGATACCAGGGCGACAACTCGGGTACGGCGGTCGCCGCCGCCGGCCGGGCGGTCGACAGCGCCAGCTCGCACTCCGGCCAGTCCTCCCCGGTGTCCTGGCTGACCAGCCCGAACCAGGTAACGGTCATGGTCTCCTCGACCAGCCGCAGGTCGTAGGAGGGCTGCCAACGGGCCCCGTCCACCAGGTAGCTGACCTCCAGGTCCAGCTCGGTGTCGTCGGCTGAGGCCGAGACGGTCACCTCGGCGGCCAGCCGGTCGGGCTCCCGCTTGCCGTGCGCCGCGTCCAGGTGCCGCTGGAGCACTGCCTGTTCCTCGGTCAGCTCGGTGCGCCGCCGGGCCAGCGCGCGTAGCCGGGCACGGGACTCGGCGAGCTGACCGGCCACCGAGTCGGTGAAGGCGGCCACGTCGGCCGGGCTCGCGTCGCCGCCGGCCAACGCCCGGGCGTACGTGCCACCGGCCCGCTCGGCCAGCCGGCCGAGGAACTCGCCGCGCTGCTGCTCGATCTCGTCGGCGTCGTCGATCTCGGCCAACTCCTCGGCCAGCTCCCGGTGCCGTTGCTCCCACCCACTCACCTGGTCGTCGGCGCTGCGGGCCTGCCGCCAGGTGGTCACGTCCACGCCCAGCACCGTGGCCGCGCCCCGGCCGCCGACCCGGATCGAGTCGCGGTGCAGCCCCAGCGGCAGTGGTGCCAGGCGTAACCGGTGTTCGCCGGCGGCCAGCCGGGCGCTGCCCCGGCGGGTGATCCGGGCCCGGTCCGGATAGACGGTGACGGCGACGATGGGTGCGTGCAACTCCGCTGTGGTCACGGCGGCGAGGGTAGTCCAACCGCGCCCGTACCGCCCTCCGTCGGCTGCGTAGGCGGCCGTAGTCCGGTGTAGCGCCCACGGTGGTAGAGCAACGGCGCGCCCCCGGTCTGCTGACCGGTCAGGGGTTCGGCCAGCACGATCACGTGGTCCCCGGCGGGCACCCGCTGCGTCACCCGGCAGAGCAGCCAGGCGATCGGACCGGGTAGCAATGGCACTCCGTACGGGCCGTTCCGCCAACCGGGGGATGCGGTGAACCGGTCGATCCCACTGGTGGCGAAGGTTCGGGCGATGTCCCGCTGATCCTCACCGAGCAGGTGCACCGCCACGTGCGCCGCGCCGGCCACGGCCGGCCAGCTCGAGGATGAGCGGGCCAGACAGAACGACACCAGCGGCGGTTGGAGCGACACCGAGGTGAACGAGGTGGCGGTGAATCCCACCGGCGGGGCACCTGCGGCGGTGACCACCGCGACGGATGCGGCCTGCTGGCGAAGAAGCGAGCGGAACGTCTCCGGACCTACCGGCTCGATCGGCTCGGCGGGGGCAGTCAAGACAATCCTCCTGATGGATGGGGCGGCTACCGTCGCGTCGACCGGTCCTGCCGGAATCAGCCGACCGCGTCGAGGCGGACGGCGATGGGTGCGCCACCCCGGACGAGCGTGTTGTAGATGGGGCACCGTGCGGTGAAGTCGTCGACGTAGCGTCGGCTCAGTTCCTCGGCGGTGCCGGAGAACCTGAAGCTCAGGTCGATCCACTCGAACCGGGTGCTGTCGTCCGCGTCGACCAGGTACGACGCGGACAGCTCCAGGTGCGGGTACGGCAACTCCCACTCCACCGAGCGAGCCGCGATCAGGTTCAGCGCACACCCCGCCAGGCCAGCCAGGAAGTAGTGCGCCGTGCCCGCGTGTTCGACGACGTCCAACAGCTTGCCGTTGTCGATGGTGAAGGTCACCTCCCCGCCGTCGGCCACGAACCGTCCCACCACCGGGGTCGTCCGCAGCGTCAACACGGCCGGCTGGCGCTCGGTGGCAGTGGTGCTCATGCCGCACCGCCGG
Above is a window of Micromonospora yangpuensis DNA encoding:
- a CDS encoding HEAT repeat domain-containing protein, encoding MLIGEVARRSGVSIRMLRHYDSLGLVRPTGRTTGGYREYSALDIRRIFHVESLRSLGLSLRQIGRALEDPAHTPAAVVGDLIRWTEQRLARDRELLDRLRTIDASTPSDWSDVLRVVELMRGLDSPSAARRQQSVLVPADEVPVPAELLAAAVLAEADPHVAGALRWALARAGDAGVAPLAAGIRSRHVEVRRRAVRAVAELPGDASTALLTEALDDPDPTVRRPAALTVGTRGGAGAVPTLVAMVVEGANDVEAAEVLGSLAAAPGNAERIVGALADEFAAHPGQPAVRIRLTQALVELPPGVADGLLRELAHDDDRVVAAIASAQLAAAGG
- a CDS encoding DUF4139 domain-containing protein; the encoded protein is MTTAELHAPIVAVTVYPDRARITRRGSARLAAGEHRLRLAPLPLGLHRDSIRVGGRGAATVLGVDVTTWRQARSADDQVSGWEQRHRELAEELAEIDDADEIEQQRGEFLGRLAERAGGTYARALAGGDASPADVAAFTDSVAGQLAESRARLRALARRRTELTEEQAVLQRHLDAAHGKREPDRLAAEVTVSASADDTELDLEVSYLVDGARWQPSYDLRLVEETMTVTWFGLVSQDTGEDWPECELALSTARPAAATAVPELSPWYLDRFRPAPPPPAPTASFGSPPPPGGGPALTGVAARAGRPRPKVREQVAEVEQGISAATYRPARPVAVPADGSAHRATIAVLELPTRTDYVTVPLRATEAHLRATVGNTSAHTFPPGPAAVFHGADFVATTRLPVWAPGEETELALGVDDRVRVERKLHRRTETRATLGSTRRRDVEYQITVANHTPRPATVEVRDQLPVSRDEAVVVRDTTLVPPPAERSELGEVVWRLRLGPGESGEIGLGFRVEIPKGVELTGWRE
- a CDS encoding flavin reductase family protein; the protein is MTAPAEPIEPVGPETFRSLLRQQAASVAVVTAAGAPPVGFTATSFTSVSLQPPLVSFCLARSSSSWPAVAGAAHVAVHLLGEDQRDIARTFATSGIDRFTASPGWRNGPYGVPLLPGPIAWLLCRVTQRVPAGDHVIVLAEPLTGQQTGGAPLLYHRGRYTGLRPPTQPTEGGTGAVGLPSPP
- a CDS encoding OsmC family protein; its protein translation is MSTTATERQPAVLTLRTTPVVGRFVADGGEVTFTIDNGKLLDVVEHAGTAHYFLAGLAGCALNLIAARSVEWELPYPHLELSASYLVDADDSTRFEWIDLSFRFSGTAEELSRRYVDDFTARCPIYNTLVRGGAPIAVRLDAVG